From Halostella salina, one genomic window encodes:
- a CDS encoding PHP domain-containing protein, translating into MRDYHVHSNYSDGRFLPAMVRAASDAGLDAVGFADHCTISARAEPRAIRAKLGFNLDRTYERRRQGIEQVRADADIDVYDAVEMDYAPADEERIAGFLDEAGFDYAVGSVHEVRGLNVQNPANFRGMADAERDAVVDEYFDALVALAESELFDVAAHPDLIERVPPLRGRATADHYRRAARAFADSPTVPEINAGRALRDESVVHPESAFLDALRDRDVSLTVGTDSHMPGEIGERAAFLDDFLAERGIDPVAPPALR; encoded by the coding sequence GTGCGGGACTATCACGTCCACTCGAACTACTCCGACGGCCGGTTCCTCCCGGCGATGGTCCGCGCGGCGAGCGACGCCGGACTCGACGCGGTCGGGTTCGCCGACCACTGCACCATCTCGGCCCGCGCGGAACCGCGGGCGATCCGCGCGAAACTGGGGTTCAATCTGGACCGGACGTACGAGCGCCGCCGTCAGGGTATCGAGCAGGTGCGGGCCGATGCCGACATCGACGTGTACGACGCCGTCGAGATGGACTACGCCCCGGCGGACGAGGAGCGAATCGCCGGCTTCCTCGACGAGGCGGGCTTCGACTACGCCGTCGGGAGCGTCCACGAGGTCCGCGGGCTGAACGTCCAGAACCCGGCGAACTTCAGGGGGATGGCCGACGCCGAGCGCGACGCCGTCGTCGACGAGTACTTCGACGCGCTCGTCGCCCTCGCCGAGTCGGAACTGTTCGACGTGGCGGCCCATCCGGACCTGATAGAGCGCGTGCCGCCGTTGCGCGGCCGCGCGACCGCCGACCACTACCGCCGGGCGGCCCGGGCCTTTGCCGACTCCCCAACCGTCCCCGAGATAAACGCCGGACGCGCCCTGCGGGACGAGTCGGTCGTCCACCCCGAATCGGCGTTCCTCGACGCCCTCCGCGACCGCGACGTGTCCCTCACCGTCGGCACCGACTCGCACATGCCCGGAGAGATCGGCGAGCGCGCGGCGTTTCTCGACGATTTCCTCGCGGAACGGGGGATCGACCCGGTCGCTCCGCCGGCGCTTCGGTGA
- a CDS encoding ring-cleaving dioxygenase: MVTTTPDSGDRTVGLHHVTAIANDPGANVAFYTDVLGLRLVKQTVNFDDVETYHLYYGDKVGTPGTAMTFFPFANGTSGTVGRGQPSATAFVIPEGSVDYWTDRLESEGVDRDDPVERFGETVVPFRDPDGQPLELVVGESDIEPWADGPVPAEHAVRGFHGVTLDSLDPAATDGALSALGYEAVAEEGDRTRYRAAGDRAAVVEVLDRPDGRHGQQGVGTVHHVAFRAPDEETQLAWRERLVDAGYRVTEQKDRQYFKSIYFREPGGILFEVATDGPGFTRDESVDELGSDLQLPPWLEGSRESIEAALPPLAGAEATR; this comes from the coding sequence ATCGTGACCACCACACCCGACAGCGGGGACCGAACCGTCGGTCTCCACCACGTAACGGCGATAGCGAACGACCCCGGGGCAAACGTCGCGTTCTACACGGACGTTCTCGGGCTCCGTCTCGTCAAGCAAACGGTGAACTTCGACGACGTGGAGACGTACCACCTGTACTACGGCGACAAGGTCGGCACGCCCGGGACGGCGATGACCTTCTTCCCGTTCGCGAACGGCACTTCCGGGACCGTCGGCCGAGGCCAGCCGAGCGCGACGGCGTTCGTGATCCCGGAGGGGTCGGTCGACTACTGGACCGACCGACTCGAATCAGAGGGCGTCGACCGCGACGACCCCGTCGAGCGCTTCGGCGAGACGGTCGTCCCGTTCCGCGACCCGGACGGCCAGCCGCTCGAACTCGTCGTCGGCGAGAGCGACATCGAGCCGTGGGCGGACGGGCCGGTCCCGGCCGAGCACGCCGTCCGCGGGTTCCACGGCGTGACGCTGGATTCGCTCGACCCCGCCGCCACCGACGGCGCGCTGTCGGCGCTGGGCTACGAGGCCGTGGCCGAGGAGGGCGACCGGACGCGCTACCGGGCGGCGGGCGACCGCGCCGCGGTCGTGGAGGTGCTCGACCGCCCCGACGGCCGCCACGGCCAGCAGGGGGTCGGCACCGTCCACCACGTCGCCTTCCGCGCGCCGGACGAGGAAACCCAGCTAGCGTGGCGGGAACGCCTCGTCGACGCCGGCTACCGCGTCACCGAGCAGAAGGACAGGCAGTACTTCAAGTCGATCTACTTCCGCGAGCCGGGCGGGATCCTCTTCGAGGTGGCGACGGACGGTCCCGGCTTCACCCGGGACGAGTCGGTCGACGAACTCGGCTCGGACCTGCAACTCCCGCCGTGGCTCGAAGGCTCGCGCGAGTCGATCGAGGCGGCGCTGCCGCCGCTGGCGGGCGCGGAGGCGACACGATGA
- a CDS encoding alpha/beta hydrolase, whose product MSGPHQDQPLVTAGADIDAADAAVVLAHGRGATARSILGMTAEFDADGVAYLAPQAARNTWYPNSFLAPVEQNEPGRTSGLQAIEDAIERATDAGIPVERVGVMGFSQGGCLASEFVARNPRRYGFLAALSGGLIGETVDPDAYEGSVEGTPVFLGCSDVDPHIPLERVEATTAAFEQLGGDVTERIYEGMGHGVNEDEIEFVGGLVADIASA is encoded by the coding sequence ATGAGCGGCCCGCACCAGGATCAGCCGCTCGTCACCGCCGGCGCGGACATCGACGCGGCCGACGCCGCGGTGGTGCTGGCCCACGGCCGCGGCGCGACCGCCCGGAGCATCCTCGGGATGACCGCCGAGTTCGACGCCGACGGCGTCGCCTACCTCGCGCCGCAGGCCGCGCGCAACACCTGGTACCCCAACTCCTTCCTCGCGCCCGTCGAGCAGAACGAACCCGGTCGGACCTCGGGCCTGCAGGCGATCGAGGACGCGATCGAACGTGCCACCGACGCGGGGATCCCGGTCGAGCGCGTCGGCGTGATGGGGTTCTCGCAGGGCGGCTGTCTCGCCAGCGAGTTCGTCGCGCGCAACCCGCGGCGCTACGGGTTCCTCGCGGCGCTCTCGGGCGGCCTCATCGGCGAGACCGTCGACCCGGACGCGTACGAGGGGTCGGTCGAGGGGACGCCGGTGTTCCTCGGCTGCAGCGACGTGGACCCGCACATCCCGCTGGAGCGCGTCGAGGCGACGACCGCCGCGTTCGAGCAACTCGGCGGCGACGTGACCGAGCGCATCTACGAGGGGATGGGCCACGGCGTCAACGAGGACGAGATCGAGTTCGTCGGCGGGCTGGTCGCCGACATCGCGTCGGCCTGA
- the arsN2 gene encoding arsenic resistance N-acetyltransferase ArsN2: protein MSDALLTLRPADDALDYVETLLAANDLPTADVREKPDCFYVASDGDERVGVGGVERDGDAGLLRSVVVDRSARGEGYGAALCEALEAEASADGVGTLYLLTTTAAAFFAARGYEVVERDAAPTALRGTAEFDDLCPAAATCMRKSL from the coding sequence ATGAGCGACGCGCTGCTCACCCTCCGTCCGGCCGACGACGCGCTCGACTACGTCGAGACGCTGCTGGCAGCGAACGATCTGCCGACGGCTGACGTGCGGGAGAAGCCGGACTGTTTCTACGTCGCATCGGACGGCGACGAGCGGGTCGGCGTCGGCGGCGTCGAACGAGACGGTGACGCGGGCCTGCTCCGCTCGGTCGTGGTCGATCGGTCGGCCCGTGGGGAGGGGTACGGCGCGGCGCTGTGCGAGGCGCTGGAGGCAGAGGCCAGCGCCGACGGCGTCGGGACGCTATACTTGCTCACGACGACCGCCGCGGCGTTCTTCGCGGCCCGCGGGTACGAGGTCGTCGAACGCGATGCCGCACCGACGGCGCTCCGGGGAACCGCCGAATTCGACGACCTCTGTCCCGCGGCGGCGACGTGCATGCGAAAGTCGCTGTGA
- a CDS encoding cupin domain-containing protein has protein sequence MTYSHVNYEDVDEVSDGLTFLRDPLDCENLGVSVLECDPGWEGMAHDHGDEGHEEVYLLVDGSATVTVDGEDVAMEAGDAIRVPPGAERQISNGDAESTFVLAGAP, from the coding sequence ATGACGTACTCCCACGTCAACTACGAGGACGTCGACGAGGTATCGGACGGGCTAACCTTCCTGCGCGACCCGCTGGACTGCGAGAACCTCGGCGTGTCCGTGCTGGAGTGCGATCCGGGCTGGGAGGGGATGGCTCACGACCACGGCGACGAGGGCCACGAGGAGGTGTACCTCCTCGTCGACGGCTCGGCGACGGTGACCGTCGACGGCGAGGACGTGGCGATGGAGGCCGGCGACGCGATCCGCGTTCCGCCGGGTGCCGAGCGCCAGATCAGCAACGGCGACGCGGAGAGCACGTTCGTCCTGGCCGGCGCGCCGTAG
- a CDS encoding DUF1565 domain-containing protein: protein MNQRVSRRQLLATAVAGTLGGCQGASPTGTTADTTTSGTTGTAQTPTSAADSERTDDDRSAVLHVSLDGDDANPGTEAKPLASIQTALDRAGPGETVYVHPGEYYEYVRIQDGGEPDAPLTLTGPPDAVLKPPRDNEWEALGVDASYVHITGLTFSGLYNPDEPEQAESYAPTHLIFLNSSAAEVGYIEGLVVSPHRIGHAGGALINSKRIKNSEIGGFKVIGPAGAYWLFSERDGHYGEVVYLGTAADNLARRGNFEDYDHTRNVRVHHIDNSEGHPHAELVDCKEGTRNITVEYCTDAGGVQSDDSFYSRSVSLGGRDCTVRWNVIRNAKGTAVGIGPVAFLSDPGTYLAEPQTETERQMGTGHAIYGNVFTGNRSDAVDLLRASARPGRDSNPLPSDQRAICGNLFDGYTDAAPGSSCPSGLPTSDGVGHLGGDSPWEGTPPTKEAAFSGHRTAPNLDVSVSAADVPAETEIEATITVTNTGDSAERVVFRLRHVGYKLADRTVTVPAGETEEVRFSVGGLAAPKELAITRNGQKIGRIHVVDGG, encoded by the coding sequence ATGAACCAACGTGTCTCCCGCCGTCAACTGCTCGCGACAGCGGTCGCCGGCACGCTCGGCGGCTGTCAGGGGGCGTCGCCGACCGGGACGACCGCCGACACGACGACGTCGGGAACGACGGGGACGGCACAGACACCGACTTCGGCGGCCGACTCGGAGCGGACCGACGACGACCGATCCGCCGTGTTACACGTATCGCTGGACGGGGACGACGCGAACCCCGGGACCGAAGCGAAACCGCTGGCATCGATCCAGACTGCCCTCGACCGGGCCGGCCCCGGCGAGACGGTGTACGTCCACCCCGGCGAGTACTACGAGTACGTCAGAATACAGGACGGCGGGGAGCCGGACGCACCCCTCACCCTCACGGGACCGCCCGACGCCGTCCTGAAACCGCCACGGGACAACGAGTGGGAGGCGCTGGGCGTGGACGCGAGCTACGTCCACATCACGGGGTTGACGTTTAGCGGCCTGTACAACCCCGACGAACCGGAGCAAGCGGAGTCGTACGCTCCGACGCATCTCATCTTCCTCAATTCGTCCGCCGCGGAGGTCGGCTACATCGAGGGGCTGGTCGTTTCGCCACACCGGATCGGTCACGCCGGGGGCGCACTCATCAACAGCAAGCGCATCAAGAACTCGGAGATCGGCGGCTTCAAAGTCATCGGTCCGGCGGGCGCGTACTGGCTGTTCAGCGAGCGTGACGGCCACTACGGCGAGGTCGTGTATCTCGGGACGGCCGCCGACAACCTGGCGCGGCGCGGCAACTTCGAGGACTACGACCACACCCGCAACGTCCGGGTCCACCACATCGACAACTCCGAGGGACACCCACACGCCGAACTCGTCGACTGCAAGGAGGGGACGAGAAACATCACGGTCGAGTACTGTACCGACGCCGGCGGGGTGCAGTCGGACGATAGCTTTTACTCGCGGTCGGTCTCTCTCGGCGGGCGTGACTGTACCGTTCGATGGAACGTGATCCGGAACGCGAAAGGCACGGCCGTCGGGATCGGCCCGGTGGCGTTCCTGAGCGACCCCGGAACGTATCTGGCGGAACCCCAGACTGAGACGGAACGTCAGATGGGGACGGGCCACGCCATCTACGGGAACGTGTTCACCGGCAACAGAAGCGACGCGGTCGACCTGCTCCGGGCGTCGGCACGGCCCGGCCGCGACAGCAACCCGCTACCGTCGGACCAGCGGGCGATCTGTGGCAACCTGTTCGACGGGTACACCGACGCCGCGCCCGGGTCGTCGTGCCCCTCCGGGCTCCCGACCAGCGACGGCGTCGGCCACCTCGGCGGCGACAGCCCCTGGGAGGGGACCCCGCCGACGAAGGAGGCGGCCTTCTCGGGGCACAGGACGGCCCCGAACCTCGACGTGTCGGTGAGCGCGGCCGACGTGCCGGCCGAAACGGAGATCGAGGCGACCATAACCGTCACGAACACCGGCGACAGTGCCGAACGGGTGGTGTTCCGTCTGCGACACGTCGGCTACAAGCTCGCGGACAGGACGGTCACCGTCCCCGCGGGCGAGACGGAGGAAGTCCGGTTCTCGGTCGGTGGGCTCGCAGCGCCGAAGGAGCTAGCGATAACCCGCAACGGGCAGAAGATCGGACGCATTCATGTTGTCGACGGCGGCTGA
- a CDS encoding alcohol dehydrogenase catalytic domain-containing protein: MRALVLESYGEPLAERNLPEPTADPDGVVVETEACGICRSDWHAWQGHGDWVDDRVPTGQVLGHEPAGVVREVGEEVESVEPGDRVVVPFNLADGTCPACRRGKTNYCEGATALGFGPAAPGAFAEAFHVPNADVNAVPLPDDVSATAAASLGCRFVTAFEGLDAVAGVDGGDRVVVVGCGGVGLSAVQVAAALGGTPVAVDVRDAPLELAEDVGAVETINADAVDDVPGRVRELVGGADVSVDALGTAETCRTALDSLARGGVHVQVGLTGDDDRGEIPLPVDDIVQRDLTVEGSRGMPPTRYEELFRLLANGRVDPEALVTDTVALGDVSDRLAAMSEFDAVGVEVVTEF, encoded by the coding sequence ATGCGCGCGCTCGTCCTCGAATCGTACGGCGAACCGCTCGCGGAGCGCAACCTGCCCGAGCCGACGGCCGACCCGGACGGCGTCGTCGTCGAGACGGAGGCCTGCGGGATCTGCCGGAGCGACTGGCACGCCTGGCAGGGCCACGGCGACTGGGTCGACGACCGCGTCCCGACCGGGCAGGTGCTCGGCCACGAGCCGGCCGGCGTCGTCCGCGAAGTCGGCGAGGAAGTCGAGTCGGTCGAACCGGGCGACCGCGTCGTCGTCCCGTTCAACCTCGCGGACGGCACCTGCCCGGCGTGTCGCCGCGGGAAAACCAACTACTGCGAGGGAGCCACGGCGCTCGGCTTCGGCCCCGCCGCGCCGGGCGCGTTCGCCGAGGCGTTCCACGTCCCGAACGCGGACGTGAACGCCGTCCCGCTCCCGGACGACGTGTCCGCGACCGCGGCCGCCAGCCTCGGCTGCCGGTTCGTCACGGCGTTCGAGGGACTGGACGCGGTGGCGGGCGTGGACGGCGGCGACCGCGTCGTCGTGGTCGGCTGCGGCGGCGTCGGGCTCTCGGCCGTGCAGGTGGCGGCGGCACTCGGCGGCACGCCGGTCGCCGTCGACGTACGCGACGCACCACTGGAACTGGCCGAAGACGTGGGCGCGGTCGAGACGATAAACGCCGACGCGGTCGACGACGTGCCGGGCCGCGTCCGGGAACTGGTCGGCGGGGCCGACGTCTCCGTCGACGCGCTCGGGACCGCCGAGACCTGTCGGACGGCGCTCGACTCGCTCGCCCGCGGCGGGGTCCACGTGCAGGTCGGCCTCACCGGCGACGACGACCGCGGCGAGATCCCGCTCCCCGTCGACGACATCGTCCAGCGCGACCTGACCGTCGAGGGATCTCGCGGGATGCCGCCGACGCGCTACGAGGAGCTGTTCCGCCTGCTGGCGAACGGCCGGGTCGATCCGGAGGCGCTCGTCACCGACACCGTCGCGCTGGGCGACGTCTCCGACCGCCTCGCCGCGATGAGCGAGTTCGACGCGGTCGGCGTCGAGGTCGTGACGGAGTTCTGA
- a CDS encoding DUF3267 domain-containing protein has protein sequence MATAQGDDAETVLADLELTRSLTIQMAALSTLGFVVGAAVLGVVYQAATGHPAAFRFAPAGVGWWTDALNLLVIAFLATAFVVPHELLHGLAIRHYGGEARYGVGVAHFILPYAYATTDHEFTRDQFVVVLLTPLVVLTAVGLPAMLAFEWGWLIVPLAANAAGAVADLWMTLTLVGYPSHVRLQDHPDGVRILGRPGDRPGTLSVTALVWDALAGAAVAALGVLVLLAVAGPFVLSALGVESLTVGTPGTITYLFSFVNTPTEISLGVGPGVLVVGAVVGLTYAFARSYRRSAAAGEPRADADPGR, from the coding sequence ATGGCAACGGCACAGGGGGACGACGCCGAGACGGTGCTCGCGGACCTCGAACTGACGCGGAGCCTCACCATCCAGATGGCCGCGCTCTCGACGCTCGGGTTCGTCGTCGGCGCGGCCGTGCTCGGCGTCGTCTATCAGGCGGCCACGGGCCATCCGGCGGCGTTTCGGTTCGCGCCGGCCGGCGTCGGCTGGTGGACCGACGCGCTGAACCTGCTGGTGATCGCATTTCTGGCGACGGCGTTTGTCGTGCCCCACGAACTGCTGCACGGGCTCGCGATCCGCCACTACGGCGGCGAGGCGCGGTACGGCGTCGGCGTCGCGCACTTCATCCTCCCGTACGCCTACGCGACGACTGACCACGAGTTCACCCGCGACCAGTTCGTCGTCGTCCTCCTGACGCCGCTGGTCGTGCTGACGGCGGTCGGGCTGCCGGCGATGCTCGCCTTCGAATGGGGGTGGCTGATCGTCCCGCTCGCGGCCAACGCGGCCGGGGCGGTGGCGGACCTCTGGATGACGCTGACGCTGGTCGGCTACCCGTCACACGTCCGCCTGCAGGACCATCCCGACGGGGTCCGGATCCTCGGCCGGCCCGGCGACCGGCCGGGGACGCTGTCCGTGACGGCGCTGGTCTGGGACGCGCTCGCGGGGGCCGCCGTCGCCGCGCTCGGCGTACTGGTCCTGCTGGCGGTCGCCGGGCCGTTCGTGCTTTCGGCGCTCGGCGTCGAGTCGCTCACCGTCGGCACGCCCGGGACGATCACGTACCTGTTCTCGTTCGTGAACACGCCGACCGAAATATCGCTCGGCGTCGGTCCCGGCGTTCTGGTGGTCGGGGCCGTCGTGGGGCTGACGTACGCGTTCGCTCGGAGCTACCGGCGGAGCGCCGCGGCGGGCGAGCCACGCGCCGACGCGGACCCCGGCCGCTGA
- a CDS encoding MATE family efflux transporter, producing MSWSRPPNPFRLALLWVGTLLARAGLLDRRRAERTTDLAWPRIVTGVARMSKSAADVAMVGVALGPAAIAGVGFATPFWGIAFALGAGVAGATIGLVSQRYGADADDLTLAVTTSALVVLAFTLPVAALYLAVPRELIALLGGDPGTVAYGADYLAVVAVAVPVAGLNLIASRTLVGADDAWTPMVLRTVGAAVNVAINAVLIFGLDMGVVGAAAGTVAANVLVLSAFAVGFAGWRLPVVGEFPVTLSLAGPLVTLAEVRDVVSIGVPLVFTNLARRAAQFPMLAIVALFGSDVVAAFVIARRVRDLLDTPGWGFSLASSSLVGQELGVGDEGDAETYAREVLRFGVAVYVLGAAAVLLLAEQVGRLFVDDPSILPLVTAFIVVACVSVVFRGVSGGATGPLRASGDTRWPFYGQALGLYAFSLPVAYLGAVSVPVPGIGTLPALGIGALYVALVLETLVPAVVTYYRFAGGRWKAISRSYRPEPSAGD from the coding sequence GTGTCGTGGAGCCGTCCGCCGAACCCGTTCCGGCTGGCGCTGCTGTGGGTCGGGACCCTGCTCGCGCGCGCCGGCCTGCTCGACCGCCGGAGAGCGGAGCGGACGACCGACCTGGCGTGGCCCCGGATCGTCACGGGCGTCGCCCGAATGTCCAAGTCCGCGGCGGACGTGGCGATGGTCGGCGTCGCGCTCGGCCCGGCGGCGATCGCCGGCGTCGGCTTCGCCACGCCGTTCTGGGGGATCGCGTTCGCGCTCGGGGCCGGCGTCGCCGGCGCGACCATCGGCCTCGTCTCGCAGCGGTACGGGGCCGACGCCGACGACCTGACGCTTGCCGTCACGACGAGCGCGCTGGTCGTCCTCGCGTTCACGCTGCCGGTCGCGGCGCTGTATCTCGCGGTCCCGCGGGAACTGATCGCGCTGCTCGGCGGCGACCCCGGGACGGTCGCGTACGGCGCTGACTACCTCGCGGTCGTCGCCGTCGCCGTCCCCGTCGCCGGGCTGAACCTGATCGCGAGTCGCACGCTCGTCGGGGCCGACGACGCGTGGACGCCGATGGTGCTCCGGACGGTCGGGGCCGCGGTCAACGTCGCCATCAACGCCGTGCTCATCTTCGGGCTCGACATGGGCGTCGTCGGGGCGGCGGCCGGCACCGTCGCCGCCAACGTGCTCGTCCTCTCGGCGTTTGCCGTCGGCTTCGCGGGCTGGCGGCTCCCCGTCGTCGGGGAGTTCCCCGTCACGCTGTCGCTCGCCGGCCCGCTCGTCACGCTCGCGGAGGTCCGCGACGTGGTGTCGATCGGCGTCCCGCTCGTGTTCACCAACCTCGCGCGCCGCGCCGCCCAGTTCCCGATGCTCGCCATCGTCGCGCTGTTCGGGTCGGACGTGGTCGCTGCGTTCGTCATCGCCCGGCGCGTCCGCGACCTGCTCGACACGCCCGGCTGGGGGTTCTCGCTGGCCTCCAGCAGCCTCGTCGGGCAGGAACTCGGCGTCGGCGACGAGGGCGACGCCGAGACGTACGCCCGCGAGGTGCTCCGGTTCGGCGTCGCCGTCTACGTCCTCGGGGCCGCCGCGGTGTTGCTGCTCGCCGAGCAGGTCGGCCGGCTGTTCGTCGACGACCCCTCGATCCTCCCGCTCGTGACGGCGTTCATCGTCGTCGCCTGCGTCAGCGTCGTGTTCCGCGGCGTGAGCGGCGGCGCGACCGGACCGCTCCGCGCCAGCGGCGACACGCGCTGGCCGTTCTACGGGCAGGCGCTCGGCCTCTACGCGTTCTCGCTACCCGTCGCCTATCTCGGCGCGGTGTCGGTGCCGGTCCCCGGGATCGGCACGCTGCCGGCGCTCGGTATCGGGGCGCTGTACGTCGCGCTGGTGCTGGAGACGCTCGTCCCCGCCGTCGTCACCTACTACCGGTTCGCCGGCGGCCGCTGGAAGGCGATCAGCCGGTCGTACCGACCCGAACCGTCGGCGGGGGATTAG
- a CDS encoding MATE family efflux transporter, producing the protein MSAGDGSGPVSRLVAGLRARVGTVFKTRDEFDLTEGSIARPLFYLSLPIVVTNLLQTAYNLVDTIWLGRYSTDALAAISVAFPVVFFLISLGLGISIAGSILVAQNVGADDEAQAEFAASQTVTFAVVASVILGGVGYFVVEDILRLLGTDAGVLPGATAYLQIISLGMVFMFAFFVFMSLMRGYGDTITPMVVMFVTVVVNMVLDPFLIFGWGPFPRLGIEGAAYATVFSRALATVIGMGIMFRGNRGVQIRLGQMKPDLGYLRKLLRVGVPASVEGTGNAIAVNLMLVIVNTFPTVVVAAYGVGVRMFSVIFLPAIAVGRGVETMAGQNIGAGEEDRAATASHFAARAMFFVLAGAGVLVWLGAGNIVAVFSDDPQVVEVGRLFLRYVAPTFGFTGIFHAYKGAFRGAGQTLTAAAVSIAMLGGIRLPVAWFAAGPFGPEGIWLAFAVSNVCGAVMGYAWYRRGTWRDGDLTGDAAAPGAADAGDADVDPVD; encoded by the coding sequence ATGAGCGCAGGCGACGGTTCCGGGCCCGTCTCCCGGCTGGTCGCTGGCCTCCGCGCCCGCGTCGGGACGGTGTTCAAGACGCGCGACGAGTTCGACCTCACCGAGGGCAGCATCGCCCGGCCGCTGTTCTACCTCTCGCTTCCCATCGTCGTCACGAACCTGCTCCAGACCGCGTACAACCTCGTCGACACGATCTGGCTGGGCCGGTACAGCACGGACGCGCTGGCGGCGATCAGCGTCGCCTTCCCGGTCGTCTTCTTCCTGATCTCGCTCGGACTCGGCATCTCCATCGCCGGGAGCATCCTCGTCGCCCAGAACGTCGGCGCGGACGACGAGGCCCAGGCCGAGTTCGCCGCCTCGCAGACGGTCACGTTCGCCGTCGTCGCGTCGGTGATCCTCGGCGGCGTCGGCTACTTCGTCGTCGAGGACATCCTCCGTCTGCTCGGCACCGACGCCGGCGTGTTGCCGGGCGCGACCGCGTACCTGCAGATCATCTCGCTCGGCATGGTGTTCATGTTCGCCTTCTTCGTGTTCATGTCGCTGATGCGGGGGTACGGCGACACGATCACGCCGATGGTCGTGATGTTCGTCACCGTCGTGGTCAACATGGTGCTCGACCCCTTCCTCATCTTCGGGTGGGGACCGTTCCCCCGGCTCGGCATCGAGGGGGCGGCGTACGCGACGGTGTTCTCGCGGGCGCTGGCGACCGTCATCGGGATGGGGATCATGTTCCGGGGCAACCGCGGCGTTCAGATCCGCCTCGGCCAGATGAAACCCGACCTCGGCTACCTCCGCAAGCTCCTGCGAGTCGGCGTTCCCGCCTCCGTCGAGGGGACCGGCAACGCCATCGCGGTGAACCTGATGCTCGTCATCGTCAACACGTTCCCCACCGTCGTCGTCGCCGCCTACGGCGTCGGCGTGCGGATGTTCTCGGTGATCTTCCTGCCCGCCATCGCCGTCGGCCGGGGCGTCGAGACGATGGCCGGGCAGAACATCGGTGCCGGCGAGGAGGACCGCGCGGCGACGGCCTCCCACTTCGCCGCCCGCGCGATGTTTTTCGTCCTCGCCGGGGCCGGCGTGCTCGTCTGGCTCGGCGCGGGGAACATCGTCGCGGTGTTCTCCGACGACCCGCAGGTCGTCGAGGTCGGGCGGCTGTTCCTGCGCTACGTCGCGCCGACCTTCGGCTTCACCGGCATCTTCCACGCCTACAAGGGGGCGTTCCGCGGTGCCGGGCAGACGCTCACGGCGGCGGCTGTCTCGATCGCCATGCTCGGCGGGATCCGCCTCCCGGTCGCCTGGTTCGCCGCCGGTCCGTTCGGCCCCGAGGGCATCTGGCTGGCCTTCGCGGTGTCGAACGTCTGCGGCGCGGTCATGGGGTACGCGTGGTACCGCCGCGGCACCTGGCGCGACGGCGACCTCACCGGGGATGCGGCCGCTCCCGGCGCGGCGGACGCCGGCGACGCCGACGTGGACCCGGTCGACTGA
- a CDS encoding HNH endonuclease: MNIALETPDSCPQCNRTFETERGLRVHHSRVHGETLPNRVCPICRTEFHSSYEKTYCSQACLDEGTSNSGTENPNYRGGKSVTACTLCDSKFEYYPSQKAGLYCPDCVETEQWRVVPERTGERNPQWNGGKRALECAVCAQSIDRYPSNLGEVAVCGEDCRRQWLSDSFTGDGHPNWNGGGNGAYGTGWSAVRRQALERDGYRCIVCDTSADELGRNPDVHHLVPVRTFIESADHTREDAHFLDNVVSLCINCHRKAEFGKISPERLRALRDGDN, from the coding sequence ATGAACATCGCTCTCGAAACGCCGGACTCGTGTCCACAGTGTAATCGAACGTTCGAAACCGAACGGGGACTGCGCGTCCACCACAGTCGCGTCCACGGGGAAACCCTGCCGAATCGGGTTTGCCCGATATGTCGGACAGAATTTCATTCGAGTTACGAGAAGACGTACTGCTCGCAAGCGTGCCTTGATGAGGGAACCTCGAACAGCGGGACCGAGAATCCGAACTACCGGGGCGGGAAGTCAGTAACCGCATGCACGCTTTGTGATTCGAAGTTCGAATACTACCCCTCGCAGAAGGCGGGTCTCTACTGCCCGGACTGTGTCGAGACGGAACAGTGGCGAGTCGTCCCCGAACGCACCGGCGAACGGAATCCACAGTGGAACGGTGGAAAACGAGCCCTCGAATGTGCTGTCTGTGCGCAGTCTATCGACCGATATCCGAGCAACTTAGGCGAGGTCGCTGTCTGCGGCGAGGACTGTCGTCGTCAATGGTTGTCCGATTCGTTCACCGGTGACGGGCATCCGAACTGGAACGGCGGCGGGAACGGTGCGTACGGGACGGGTTGGAGTGCGGTACGAAGGCAGGCTCTCGAACGAGATGGGTACCGCTGTATCGTCTGTGACACGTCCGCGGACGAACTCGGCCGAAACCCCGACGTCCATCATCTCGTCCCTGTCCGAACGTTCATCGAATCCGCGGACCACACCAGAGAGGACGCGCATTTCCTCGATAACGTCGTCTCGCTGTGTATCAACTGTCACCGCAAAGCCGAGTTCGGCAAGATATCTCCGGAACGACTCCGAGCATTGCGGGACGGTGATAACTGA